The following DNA comes from Candidatus Cloacimonas sp..
ATTTGGATAGTTCCATTTTTATCGTAGCAGCAGATATTCATTTCGCCGTCCCAATTTATGACCGGTTGAGTCCATAATCGCCGGCAGCGATTTTTCAGCTTAGTTTTCAGGATGAAATTATCTCCGTTTTTCTGATAGCGACTATATTTCGAGTTATTGGGCAGATAGGCGAGGTCTTCCTCACTGTATATTTGGGCAGTTTTAAATTCCAGTTTATCCACTTTAAATTCTTTTGCCAGGCGTTTCACTTTCTCAATCTCATTTTCATTGTGTTTCATAATGATAAATTGCCAAACAAGATAGGGTGTTTTACTCTGTAATTTTTCTTTACAGCGAACCAATGCCTGCATATTTTTCAGGACAAGCTCAAAATCTCCCTTTACGCGATAGTTATTATATGTTTCTTCCGTTATGCCATCCATAGAGATAATAATTTTATTCAGTCCGCTTTTTACTATGCCTTCAATATCCAGTTCCAAACTGGCATTAGTGGATGTCATCGTATAAAATTGATGTTTGGAGGCAATCTGTAGCATTTCATAAAAATCAGGATTTAAAAAGGGCTCGCCTTGATTCCACAAAATAAGCATTCCAGTTTTATTCTGAACTTCCCGGCAAATTTTTTTAAACAGCGCCAAAGACATCATTCCTTTGGGACGCTGCAATGTTCCATTCCCAGTTAAACACAACGGACAGCGTAAATTACAAATATTGGTCGGCTCCAACATTAAAGCCGGAGGATAAAAATGAACCCAAGGTTTATGAGTGGCAAGTGACAAAATATAATCCACCCCAATTCCACAGGTCTGCCCTAAACGCTGTTTAGACAAAAATGACTTAATCAGAAAATAATTATCCATAGCTTTGCTACTTGTCCGAGAACGGCTTTTGCGTCAAGTGAAAAGAGAAAACAGTGCCTTTTTATTTGTCTTGCAATATGCACCCAATACTAATGAGCTTAGGGCAGAAAGCCAAGGAATTAAATGTTTTAGCAGTTTTCTTTAGCTTTAGAAAATCCCCTCTCTCCCCCTAATCCTGCTCAAAACAGGCATTTAAAAACCTAAAACGCAATAAAGATTTTACCATAATTATTCTCCTAATTCTTGCTTACAAGCTATGGTAGAGATACGGTGCGGCTACTCGGCATTTTCCCTCTCAGCATCACCCTAACCCCGCCTTGGCTTATAGGCAAGAAATAGCACAGTTTCGCTTTTTCAGGCATTCTTTATGCCTGCCTGAACAGTTTGGCAGAAAAGCATTTTAGCAGGTAAAAATAAAGCTATGCTGACCTTCCATTTTTCTTTATTTGGTTTTGTTTGCACTATTTTAGTTAAAAATTGCTTGCCAATATTAAAGCGGATAAAAATAGTGGTATATTGGGATTTGGTTTAATCTAAAAGTGCTATCCGAAGAAGGATGAAAAATATTATAAGACATTATAGATTATGCAGATAGGGAATTAAACGAGATCTTCGGCATAGCGGTTTTTCGTATGGATTATGGTTAAATAACAGTTCCCGTGAAAATAATTTAGCCAGCCAGGATTAGAAAAATAATAGAAGGAGACTGGTAAATGAAAGCTAAAATTTTATTTACATTTATCCTACTGATAGCTTCCCTTTGTGCAGCTATAGATTTTTCCTTTGTTGATATGGAAAATTATGGCTCGGGGGTAACCAGAATCGTTACTGGTTTTAAGGGTTCTGGTAATTATGATGTAGTGTCCGGCAGTAACTATGTGGAAGTGACGATAGATAATGAAAACGCTTCCCGGGTAAACATCAGCTATGAAGGTGGAAATATCGTCCGAAGCATTGAGCAGAAAAACAATCGTCTGCGGATTGCCATTTCGCCTGCCTACCGTTTGGAAAAAATGGTTTTGGAAGAGCCCTTGCGTTTGGTTTTGGATATAATAGTCGCCAAACCCAATCGTCAGCAAAAATTGGACATTGCTGATTTTTATACTTCCTGTGGTAAATTAAACAGTGCCGATAAGATTTATGGCGAACTCAACAATGACTATCCCAGCGATGGTGAAATATTGTATAAATGGGCATTGCTATTGGAACAAAGAGGCAGCAATAGAGCGAAAGGAATTGTGACCAAAATTCCTAAAAATTCAGCTTATTATTCTGCTGGACAGGATCTTTTGGCTCGTTTAAACGGACAGAAAATACCAGCTACTCCTCCGCCAGAAAAGCCCTCTACCCCAGAAAAAATCATGCAGAAAGAAGAGCCCAGACCCATTGAGCCCACCCAACCCATTCAGGAACCCCCTGCAACGGAAGAAATAATAAAAATGCCTATGCCCGAAACTCTTATTGCAAATCCTCCGATGCCAGAAGGTTCACAAAAATCTTCGCTTCCCTCGGAACAGGAAGAAACGAAGGAATCCTTTCTGGATCAAAATCCTCTGCTGATCGTATTTATAGTTTTACTGGTTCTGCTTTTGTGCATTATTTTCATTTTTCTGCACGGCTCCAAAAAGAAATTCAAGCCCTCAGCCACACTTCT
Coding sequences within:
- a CDS encoding radical SAM/SPASM domain-containing protein, with translation MDNYFLIKSFLSKQRLGQTCGIGVDYILSLATHKPWVHFYPPALMLEPTNICNLRCPLCLTGNGTLQRPKGMMSLALFKKICREVQNKTGMLILWNQGEPFLNPDFYEMLQIASKHQFYTMTSTNASLELDIEGIVKSGLNKIIISMDGITEETYNNYRVKGDFELVLKNMQALVRCKEKLQSKTPYLVWQFIIMKHNENEIEKVKRLAKEFKVDKLEFKTAQIYSEEDLAYLPNNSKYSRYQKNGDNFILKTKLKNRCRRLWTQPVINWDGEMNICCYDKNGTIQIGNLEEHSFSELWFGKAMQNMRKAILTERSAFEICRNCGEGIVQKIR